CCTGGTGGGGGTAGTGGCCCGCCAGGTGGGCAATGCCCAGGCGCGTCATCCAGTGGTGGATGCGCGCGTCTTTGTCGTCCAGCACGTCATCGCGCGGCGCGTGGACGCCATCCGGCCCGTAGAAGGCGCGGATGTCCAGCCCCAAGGCGACGTTGGCACGCAGGGTGGCCCAGGGCAAGAGGCCGTAGTCCTGCAGAATGAGGCCGGTGCGCGGGCGCGGGCGGCGCAACACCTGGCCGTCGATGACGATCTGGCCGGCTTGGGGGCGCAGCAGGCCGGCGAGCAGGTGGAGCAGCGTCGTCTTGCCGCAGCCGCTCGGCCCGATCACCGCCCAGGCCTGGCCGCGCGCCACCTGCCAGGTGAACCGCTCAAACAGCGGCGCGCTGTGCGGATAGGCGAAGGTGATCGCCTCGACCTGAATCACATTGCCCTCCCAGATATCGGTGAGGGAATTGTACACACCAGCGC
This sequence is a window from Anaerolineae bacterium. Protein-coding genes within it:
- a CDS encoding ATP-binding cassette domain-containing protein → MIQVEAITFAYPHSAPLFERFTWQVARGQAWAVIGPSGCGKTTLLHLLAGLLRPQAGQIVIDGQVLRRPRPRTGLILQDYGLLPWATLRANVALGLDIRAFYGPDGVHAPRDDVLDDKDARIHHWMTRLGIAHLAGHYPHQ